A single Ziziphus jujuba cultivar Dongzao chromosome 11, ASM3175591v1 DNA region contains:
- the LOC107405396 gene encoding probable E3 ubiquitin-protein ligase BAH1-like isoform X1: MKFGETFTEYLHNEQQWFIENSSHVEYKRLKKVLKSCRTCKSLHVSCNDDQEAVNEQLCPCPSCPLCDQTFFSELMKEASDIAGCFSSRVRHLLHIHVATGIQKYILCVRKCFRNDRPSMLEEMRMLVEYVTMNATAIRKILKKYDKVHSSENGKNFKSKMQAEHIELLQSPWLIELGALYLNFGGLDGGQLNELSSHFSCHLNSTPPVMTLMLQDSITLNYDLTCAICLDTVFNPYALGCGHLFCKSCACSAASVMIFQGLKAAARESKCPICREAGVYGKAMRMIELDLLMKRWCKDYWNERLASERAEVLKQTKEFWDLQTKYVIGY, translated from the exons ATGAAATTCGGAGAGACATTCACGGAATATCTGCATAACGAGCAGCAGTGGTTCATCGAGAACAGCTCGCACGTTGAGTATAAGCGGCTCAAGAAAGTCTTAAAGAGCTGCCGGACTTGCAAGTCATTGCATGTTTCTTGCAATGATGATCAAGAAGCTGTAAACGAACAATTATGTCCATGTCCATCCTGTCCAT TGTGTGATCAAACATTCTTCTCAGAGTTGATGAAGGAAGCTTCGGATATTGCTGGATGCTTTAGTTCAAGGGTCAGACATCTCCTTCATATTCATGTTGCTACTGGAATTCAAAAATACATATTGTGTGTGCGCAAATGTTTTAGGAATGATCGGCCATCTATGCTAGAAGAAATGAGGATGCTAGTTGAATATGTTACAATGAATGCAACTGCTATTAGAAAAATCCTTAAGAAATACGATAAG GTACATAGCTCTGAAAATGGCAAGAACTTTAAATCCAAGATGCAGGCTGAACATATTGAACTTTTGCAATCACCTTGGCTTATAGAATTGGGTGCTTTATATCTGAATTTTGGTGGATTGGATGGTGGCCAACTTAATGAGCTTTCTAGTCACTTTTCCTGTCACCTCAATTCAACACCACCTGTAATGACATTGATGCTTCAGGATTCCATAACACTAAACTATGATCTGACTTGTGCTATCTGCTTG GACACTGTTTTTAATCCATATGCTTTAGGCTGTGGTCATCTTTTCTGCAAGTCATGTGCTTGCTCAGCTGCCTCAGTGATGATTTTCCAGGGACTTAAAGCTGCTGCCAGAGAGTCAAAGTGCCCAATTTGCAGAGAG GCTGGAGTGTATGGTAAAGCAATGCGCATGATAGAACTAGATCTGCTCATGAAAAGATG GTGCAAAGATTACTGGAACGAGAGGCTGGCTTCTGAAAGGGCGGAGGTATTGAAGCAAACCAAGGAATTTTGGGATTTACAGACCAAGTATGTGATTGGGTATTGA
- the LOC107405396 gene encoding probable E3 ubiquitin-protein ligase BAH1-like isoform X2 — protein sequence MKFGETFTEYLHNEQQWFIENSSHVEYKRLKKVLKSCRTCKSLHVSCNDDQEAVNEQLCPCPSCPLCDQTFFSELMKEASDIAGCFSSRVRHLLHIHVATGIQKYILCVRKCFRNDRPSMLEEMRMLVEYVTMNATAIRKILKKYDKVHSSENGKNFKSKMQAEHIELLQSPWLIELGALYLNFGGLDGGQLNELSSHFSCHLNSTPPVMTLMLQDSITLNYDLTCAICLDTVFNPYALGCGHLFCKSCACSAASVMIFQGLKAAARESKCPICREAGVYGKAMRMIELDLLMKR from the exons ATGAAATTCGGAGAGACATTCACGGAATATCTGCATAACGAGCAGCAGTGGTTCATCGAGAACAGCTCGCACGTTGAGTATAAGCGGCTCAAGAAAGTCTTAAAGAGCTGCCGGACTTGCAAGTCATTGCATGTTTCTTGCAATGATGATCAAGAAGCTGTAAACGAACAATTATGTCCATGTCCATCCTGTCCAT TGTGTGATCAAACATTCTTCTCAGAGTTGATGAAGGAAGCTTCGGATATTGCTGGATGCTTTAGTTCAAGGGTCAGACATCTCCTTCATATTCATGTTGCTACTGGAATTCAAAAATACATATTGTGTGTGCGCAAATGTTTTAGGAATGATCGGCCATCTATGCTAGAAGAAATGAGGATGCTAGTTGAATATGTTACAATGAATGCAACTGCTATTAGAAAAATCCTTAAGAAATACGATAAG GTACATAGCTCTGAAAATGGCAAGAACTTTAAATCCAAGATGCAGGCTGAACATATTGAACTTTTGCAATCACCTTGGCTTATAGAATTGGGTGCTTTATATCTGAATTTTGGTGGATTGGATGGTGGCCAACTTAATGAGCTTTCTAGTCACTTTTCCTGTCACCTCAATTCAACACCACCTGTAATGACATTGATGCTTCAGGATTCCATAACACTAAACTATGATCTGACTTGTGCTATCTGCTTG GACACTGTTTTTAATCCATATGCTTTAGGCTGTGGTCATCTTTTCTGCAAGTCATGTGCTTGCTCAGCTGCCTCAGTGATGATTTTCCAGGGACTTAAAGCTGCTGCCAGAGAGTCAAAGTGCCCAATTTGCAGAGAG GCTGGAGTGTATGGTAAAGCAATGCGCATGATAGAACTAGATCTGCTCATGAAAAGATG A
- the LOC107405395 gene encoding uncharacterized protein LOC107405395 produces MAKTKQRQPVAVTANENNASSGIVDSLNSDTDLDLHVEKGWVIVKKQRITILVPSLPTADRSPQQNPGPSHLQEMPGNIVKCGLELRTATCPIMPSADEQRKSMSSVPKKGVQLARNSAQNISTLTKPFKQDSRMESRMPHQVHSLKSHKVPGVSKTSKTLVRTRLLLHGPNDFYGGGGMPLNQRLRALNLERRIQKAGGLSSWLASLGLGQFVKLFQRKGLNKFQLVNLNMKKLKDMGAVAVGPRRKLMHAIDCICQPHCFEAF; encoded by the coding sequence ATGGCAAAAACAAAGCAAAGGCAGCCTGTGGCAGTTACTGCAAATGAGAATAATGCTTCAAGTGGCATTGTTGATTCTTTAAACTCGGATACTGATCTGGACCTGCATGTAGAGAAAGGCTGGGTGATAGTAAAAAAGCAGAGAATTACTATTCTTGTGCCTTCCCTACCAACTGCTGATAGATCTCCACAGCAAAACCCAGGACCAAGTCATCTGCAAGAAATGCCTGGGAATATAGTTAAATGTGGGTTGGAATTACGAACGGCGACATGTCCGATAATGCCATCGGCTGATGAGCAAAGGAAGTCCATGTCATCGGTTCCTAAAAAGGGTGTTCAACTTGCTAGAAATTCTGCTCAAAACATTTCAACATTAACCAAGCCATTCAAGCAAGATTCAAGAATGGAATCTAGAATGCCACACCAGGTTCATTCTTTGAAGTCTCATAAAGTACCTGGAGTATCTAAAACCTCAAAAACTCTAGTGCGGACAAGACTATTACTGCATGGACCCAATGATTTTTATGGTGGTGGTGGAATGCCTCTGAATCAAAGGCTGAGAGCATTGAATCTTGAGCGGAGAATCCAGAAAGCTGGTGGGCTGAGCAGTTGGCTTGCATCTCTGGGACTGGGGCAATTTGTTAAGCTTTTTCAGAGAAAGGGTCTCAATAAATTTCAGTTGGTCAATTTGAACATGAAGAAACTCAAGGATATGGGTGCAGTTGCAGTGGGTCCCAGGAGGAAACTCATGCATGCAATAGATTGCATTTGCCAGCCCCACTGTTTTGAGGCTTTTTAA
- the LOC107432306 gene encoding amino acid transporter ANT1 yields the protein MDDGVKIAAIPLLEAQSRIGTASTTQTLGNIVVSIVGTGVLGLPFAFRVAGWLAGSIGVVIAGLSTYYCMLLLVKCRDKLASEEEQEDNQPNNKTYGDLGYKCMGTTGRFITEFLIFVAQCGGAVAYLVFIGQNLSTVYKGHGLDFKTYIFLLVPIEIGLSWIDSLSALAPFSIFADICNVLAMGIVVKEDIQQALAGQFSFKERTAITSNIGGLPFAGGMAVFCFEGFGMTLALESSMRDRNAFSRLLGLTFTGITFVYVLFGFFGYMAYGEETKDIVTLNLPRNWWTVAVQIGMCLGLIFTFPIMVHPINEIIEGELKRSKWFQKPNDDCSITKIAKFGIYTSRAILVMVLAVLASCVPAFGAFASLVGSTVCSLISFVLPSIFHLKLLGSSLRFWQRALDVLILSCGVLFAVYGTYNTIAGV from the exons ATGGACGACGGAGTCAAAATCGCGGCAATTCCATTGCTGGAGGCCCAGTCAAGAATCGGAACAGCTTCGACTACACAAACTCTCGGTAATATTGTCGTTTCGATTGTGGGAACCGGCGTTTTGGGTCTCCCTTTCGCTTTCCGAGTAGCCGGTTGGTTAGCTGGTTCTATCGGCGTCGTCATCGCTGGTCTCTCCACCTACTATTGCATGCTCCTCCTT GTGAAGTGCAGGGACAAGTTGGCAtcagaagaagaacaagaggaCAACCAACCCAATAACAAAACGTACGGCGATTTGGGTTACAAGTGTATGGGAACGACAGGTCGTTTTATAACTGAATTCCTCATTTTCGTTGCCCAATGTGGAGGTGCTGTGGCTTACCTAGTATTTATAGGACAAAACCTTTCAACAGTGTATAAAGGCCATGGCCTAGACTTTAAGACCTACATATTTCTATTAGTTCCAATAGAAATTGGGTTATCATGGATAGATAGTCTATCTGCCTTAGCACCATTCAGTATCTTTGCTGATATATGCAATGTTTTGGCAATGGGAATTGTGGTTAAAGAAGATATACAACAGGCTTTAGCGGGTCAATTTTCCTTTAAAGAAAGAACAGCCATTACATCTAACATAGGTGGTTTACCCTTTGCTGGAGGGATGGCAGTTTTCTGCTTTGAAGGTTTTGGGATGACTTTGGCTTTGGAATCTTCAATGAGAGACAGAAACGCATTTTCGAGGTTGTTGGGTCTGACTTTTACTGGGATAACTTTTGTGTATGTGTTATTTGGTTTCTTTGGTTACATGGCTTATGGTGAGGAAACCAAAGATATTGTCACTCTCAATCTTCCCAGGAATTGGTGGACGGTAGCAGTTCAG ATTGGCATGTGCTTGGGGCTTATATTCACATTCCCAATCATGGTACACCCAATAAATGAGATCATAGAGGGAGAGTTGAAGAGAAGCAAATGGTTTCAGAAGCCTAATGATGATTgttcaataacaaaaatagcAAAGTTTGGAATATACACTAGCCGTGCAATTTTGGTGATGGTTTTGGCGGTTTTGGCATCCTGCGTGCCAGCTTTCGGTGCATTTGCTTCCCTTGTTGGAAGTACTGTATGTTCACTGATCTCATTTGTTTTGCCATCCATATTTCACCTAAAATTATTGGGTTCTTCCCTACGTTTCTGGCAGAGAGCCTTGGATGTTTTAATTTTATCCTGTGGTGTGCTTTTTGCTGTTTATGGGACTTATAACACCATAGCAGGtgtataa